Proteins co-encoded in one Methylomonas albis genomic window:
- a CDS encoding F0F1 ATP synthase subunit A → MNNTESAADTLFQLGPLAISNTVVTTWGVMLGFVLLTLLLRLSRQPSQLQNLLEAVVVAIEGAIAEVLPAVSVRRVLPFVATLWLFVLVANLVGLIPELHAPTRDLSATAALAVLVFGSTHWFGIRDRGWRRHFRHYAEPSIILLPFHIISEFTRTLALAIRLFGNIMSLEMAALLVLLIAGFLVPVPLLMLHVIEAVVQAYIFGMLALIYIAGALEPTESEMSEE, encoded by the coding sequence ATGAATAACACCGAGTCGGCAGCCGATACCCTTTTTCAACTCGGTCCGCTTGCGATCAGTAACACGGTCGTCACTACCTGGGGCGTGATGCTGGGCTTTGTGCTGTTAACCCTGTTGCTACGTTTGAGTCGGCAGCCCTCCCAATTGCAAAACTTGCTCGAAGCGGTGGTCGTGGCGATAGAAGGCGCCATTGCCGAAGTCTTGCCGGCGGTCTCGGTGCGCCGGGTTTTACCGTTCGTGGCGACCTTGTGGCTGTTTGTGCTGGTCGCCAATCTGGTGGGTTTAATTCCCGAGCTGCACGCGCCCACTCGCGACTTGTCCGCCACGGCCGCTTTGGCGGTGCTGGTGTTCGGTTCCACCCACTGGTTCGGCATCCGTGATCGCGGCTGGCGACGGCATTTTCGCCATTACGCAGAACCTAGCATCATCCTGCTACCGTTTCACATCATCAGCGAATTTACCCGTACATTGGCTTTGGCCATCCGTTTGTTCGGCAACATCATGAGTCTGGAAATGGCCGCTTTGTTGGTGCTGCTGATCGCCGGCTTCCTGGTGCCGGTGCCGTTATTAATGCTGCACGTGATCGAAGCCGTGGTGCAAGCCTACATCTTTGGTATGTTGGCGTTGATATACATAGCCGGCGCGCTGGAGCCGACCGAATCCGAAATGTCTGAGGAATAG
- a CDS encoding F0F1 ATP synthase subunit C produces the protein MNDIHLFSMISTGVAGLVIALGTMLPALAMGKAIAAALEALARQPEAEKTITRTLFIGLAMIESLAIYCLVVALIVLFRNPLLEYFLK, from the coding sequence ATGAACGACATCCATTTATTTAGCATGATTTCTACCGGCGTGGCCGGCCTGGTGATTGCCCTCGGTACGATGCTGCCCGCCCTGGCGATGGGCAAGGCTATCGCCGCTGCGCTGGAAGCCTTGGCCCGCCAGCCGGAAGCCGAGAAAACCATCACCCGTACCTTGTTCATCGGCTTGGCGATGATAGAGTCCTTGGCGATTTACTGCTTGGTGGTGGCGTTGATCGTGTTGTTTAGGAATCCGTTATTAGAGTATTTTTTGAAGTAG
- a CDS encoding F0F1 ATP synthase subunit delta, with product MMQFDWTTFILEILNFLVLVWILQRFLYRPVLAMLDARQQGIKEETERATQLRNAAEALRQQYEQRLADWNQQQETSRRQLDEELAQLRSTATENLKQTLADEEAKLRVRNQTLIAAGEAALIREAAGAAYGQAAAMLQRLASPPLTQRIVEVFLQDLLNMPDSEQTALRKAASMLIAASAVEVLSAHPLSEADQSRVQEALSTVAGQALQLRFKEDPALIAGLRAVVGECQLHANLADELAFFRRQANHG from the coding sequence ATGATGCAATTCGACTGGACAACCTTCATCCTGGAAATCCTCAACTTCCTGGTTTTGGTGTGGATACTGCAACGCTTCTTGTACCGGCCGGTACTGGCGATGCTTGATGCCCGGCAACAAGGTATTAAAGAAGAAACCGAGCGTGCCACACAATTACGCAATGCAGCGGAAGCCTTGCGCCAACAATACGAGCAACGATTAGCGGATTGGAATCAACAGCAAGAAACCAGCCGTCGCCAGCTAGATGAAGAGCTGGCTCAGTTGCGTAGTACTGCCACAGAGAATCTGAAGCAAACCCTAGCCGATGAAGAGGCTAAACTGCGGGTTCGCAACCAGACGCTAATCGCGGCAGGGGAAGCAGCATTAATAAGGGAAGCGGCTGGCGCGGCTTACGGACAGGCGGCGGCGATGTTGCAAAGACTGGCTTCTCCGCCATTGACGCAGCGTATTGTCGAGGTATTTCTGCAGGATCTGCTCAATATGCCGGATAGCGAACAAACCGCGCTACGCAAAGCGGCGTCGATGCTGATTGCCGCCTCCGCCGTCGAAGTGCTTAGTGCGCATCCGTTGAGTGAAGCAGACCAATCGCGAGTACAGGAAGCGCTGTCTACTGTTGCCGGGCAAGCTTTGCAACTCAGGTTCAAGGAAGATCCGGCCTTGATCGCCGGGTTGCGCGCAGTGGTCGGCGAGTGCCAATTACACGCTAATCTGGCCGATGAGCTGGCGTTTTTTCGGCGGCAGGCCAATCATGGCTAA
- a CDS encoding F0F1 ATP synthase subunit alpha, with product MAKTDQAYRFGLRLSERGCVAGIGDGIAWIRGLPTARLDELIGFDDGSTGLVFQLGKDVLGAILLSQSRGVTAGMAVQHIGRKLEIGVGDALLGRVVDPLGSPLDGLPSPESRQLRSLEAAAPPIIERDFVSEPLYTGCKIVDSLIPIGKGQRQLIIGDDGIGKSALALDAVLNQRGRNVLCVMVLIGQPRSSVAGTIEALHQADALAYTVVVVAEANALPGFRYLAPFAGCAIAEHWMRMGRDTLVVYDDLTRHAQSYRELSLLLQRPPGREAYPGDIFYLHSRLLERSTVLSSAYGGGSMTALPIIETRQGELSAYIPTNLISITDGQIYLESKLFAAGMLPAIDIGRSVSRIGGKAQHPAIKNASAHIRLDYLQFLELELFARFGTRLEAGVEEKLQRGRLLRELLKQDRLQPLSEQAHLAWLLAYGEGLLENIKPEQATGVLASMLARLPDTLKLDTPKKHWLQVLRQLLADKT from the coding sequence ATGGCTAAAACAGACCAGGCTTATCGCTTTGGCTTGCGCTTATCCGAGCGCGGCTGCGTGGCCGGCATAGGTGACGGCATCGCCTGGATACGCGGCTTACCCACTGCGCGCCTCGACGAACTGATCGGTTTCGACGACGGCAGCACCGGCTTGGTGTTTCAGCTGGGCAAAGATGTACTGGGCGCAATCTTGTTGTCGCAGAGTCGTGGCGTCACCGCTGGCATGGCGGTGCAACATATCGGCCGCAAGCTGGAAATAGGTGTCGGCGATGCTTTATTGGGGCGGGTGGTCGATCCGCTCGGCAGTCCGCTGGACGGTTTGCCATCGCCGGAATCGCGCCAGCTTCGCTCGCTGGAAGCCGCCGCGCCGCCCATCATCGAGCGCGATTTCGTGTCCGAGCCTTTGTATACCGGTTGTAAAATCGTCGATAGTTTGATTCCGATCGGCAAGGGCCAGCGCCAGCTGATCATTGGCGACGACGGTATAGGCAAAAGCGCACTGGCTCTGGACGCCGTGCTCAACCAACGCGGTCGCAACGTATTGTGCGTAATGGTGTTGATCGGGCAGCCGCGTTCTTCCGTCGCCGGTACCATAGAGGCGCTGCACCAGGCCGACGCATTGGCCTACACCGTGGTGGTGGTGGCCGAAGCCAACGCCTTGCCGGGCTTTCGTTATCTGGCGCCGTTTGCCGGTTGTGCGATTGCCGAGCACTGGATGCGCATGGGCCGCGACACGCTGGTGGTCTACGACGATCTGACTCGTCACGCCCAATCCTATCGCGAGCTGTCTTTACTGCTGCAGAGGCCGCCGGGCCGCGAAGCGTATCCGGGCGATATTTTTTATCTGCATTCCCGGCTGTTGGAGCGTTCCACCGTGTTGTCGTCGGCATACGGCGGCGGTAGTATGACCGCCTTGCCCATCATTGAAACTCGCCAAGGTGAGTTGTCGGCTTACATTCCCACCAATTTGATTTCGATTACCGACGGCCAGATTTATTTGGAAAGTAAATTGTTTGCGGCCGGCATGCTGCCGGCCATCGACATCGGCCGTTCGGTGTCGCGCATCGGCGGCAAAGCGCAGCATCCGGCGATCAAAAACGCTTCCGCACACATTCGTTTGGATTATTTGCAATTCCTGGAACTGGAGTTGTTTGCCCGCTTTGGTACCCGCCTGGAAGCCGGTGTCGAGGAAAAGCTGCAGCGCGGCCGCTTGCTGCGGGAGCTTTTGAAACAGGATCGCTTGCAGCCTTTGTCCGAGCAAGCTCATCTGGCCTGGCTGTTAGCTTACGGCGAGGGTTTGCTGGAAAACATTAAACCGGAACAGGCGACCGGCGTATTGGCGAGTATGCTAGCCCGATTGCCGGATACTCTGAAACTGGATACACCGAAAAAGCACTGGTTGCAGGTGTTGCGGCAATTATTGGCGGATAAAACATGA